The Halorhabdus sp. BNX81 genome includes a region encoding these proteins:
- a CDS encoding KaiC domain-containing protein codes for MSDDDSDDDWFEQAISEDPDGGDGPSTQTDETSSTGAEDDQQTPDSDVAAETSEFEAALDSVSESTSTTEDGGADSITETGAVDASTDEDGGDVTAQEGEGALFDEDFASALDSAGGPGGDSGGAAAENPFEDDESFESEIPRIDLGIEGLDGMIQGGIPQRHLMVVIGSPGTGKTTFGLQFLHHGLQQGEDVVFITLEQSRESILDTADERGWEFDRYEREDRLAIVDLDPVEMANSLENIRGEFPELVREFGADRLVLDSVSLLEMMYDDQARRRTEVFDFTRSLKEAGVTTMFTSEANEDNPYASRHGIIEYLTDAVFVLQYVRGDTQETRLAVEIQKIRNANHSRATKPYAITLDGIDVYQQASIF; via the coding sequence ATGAGCGACGACGACTCGGATGATGACTGGTTCGAGCAGGCGATCAGCGAGGATCCGGACGGTGGTGACGGCCCATCCACGCAGACTGACGAGACGTCCTCGACTGGCGCGGAAGACGACCAGCAAACGCCCGACAGTGACGTCGCTGCAGAGACAAGCGAATTCGAGGCAGCCCTCGACTCAGTCTCCGAGTCGACTTCGACAACCGAGGACGGTGGGGCGGATTCGATCACCGAGACAGGAGCGGTGGACGCTTCGACTGACGAAGACGGCGGGGATGTGACCGCCCAGGAGGGCGAAGGCGCGCTGTTCGACGAGGATTTCGCCAGTGCGCTTGATTCGGCTGGCGGTCCCGGCGGCGATAGCGGCGGAGCCGCGGCCGAGAATCCGTTCGAAGACGACGAGTCCTTCGAGTCGGAGATCCCACGTATCGACCTCGGGATCGAGGGGCTCGACGGGATGATACAGGGTGGGATCCCACAGCGTCACCTGATGGTCGTCATCGGGTCGCCCGGGACCGGCAAGACCACCTTCGGCCTCCAGTTTCTTCACCATGGTCTCCAACAGGGCGAGGACGTCGTCTTCATCACGCTCGAACAGAGTCGCGAGAGCATCCTCGACACCGCCGACGAGCGTGGTTGGGAGTTCGACCGCTACGAACGTGAGGACCGACTCGCAATCGTCGATCTCGACCCCGTCGAGATGGCCAACAGCTTAGAGAACATCCGGGGGGAGTTCCCCGAGCTCGTTCGGGAGTTCGGTGCCGACCGACTGGTGCTTGACTCGGTCTCGTTGCTGGAGATGATGTACGACGACCAGGCCCGCCGCCGGACGGAGGTGTTCGACTTTACCCGCTCGTTGAAAGAGGCCGGCGTCACGACGATGTTCACCAGCGAGGCCAACGAGGACAACCCCTACGCCTCCAGACACGGCATCATCGAGTACCTGACCGACGCCGTCTTCGTCCTCCAGTACGTCCGTGGGGACACCCAGGAGACCCGCCTCGCCGTCGAGATCCAGAAGATACGCAACGCCAACCACTCCCGTGCCACGAAACCCTACGCGATCACGCTGGACGGCATCGACGTCTACCAGCAGGCAAGCATCTTCTAG
- a CDS encoding universal stress protein, translating to MSKRILVPVDGSEQSREAIEFAVAEFPDAEMHLLHVINPADAGYSVQASMPTFSEEWYDRQKEQAENLFSEVESGATGFAGTFEEFIEVGKPTHTIVQHAEEHDVDQIVMGSHGRSGVSRILLGSVAETVVRRSPVPITVVR from the coding sequence ATGAGCAAGCGCATTCTGGTGCCGGTCGACGGCAGCGAACAATCGAGGGAGGCAATCGAGTTCGCCGTCGCGGAGTTCCCGGACGCCGAGATGCACCTGCTGCACGTCATCAACCCGGCCGACGCGGGCTACAGCGTCCAGGCGTCGATGCCGACGTTCTCCGAGGAGTGGTACGACCGCCAGAAAGAACAGGCCGAGAACCTCTTCAGCGAGGTTGAATCCGGGGCGACCGGCTTCGCGGGCACTTTTGAGGAGTTCATCGAGGTCGGCAAGCCCACCCACACGATCGTCCAGCACGCCGAAGAGCACGACGTCGACCAGATCGTGATGGGCAGTCACGGTCGCTCGGGCGTCTCACGCATCCTGCTGGGGAGCGTCGCCGAGACGGTCGTCCGGCGCTCGCCCGTCCCGATCACGGTCGTCCGGTAG
- a CDS encoding twin-arginine translocation signal domain-containing protein, whose translation MSTDSDNSVSRTEIANDVSASAHETVAGQSDRRGFLKGVAAAAAATLGLGSVAGSVSASSAWDQAYKIAKTYEDPETVSEVLENQDGLVADIAEKTTLPKHKVSDLDYAKVSAGSVKAANGHVAAVTAHKDLDDGSLLIQTYPEENEAFALVQSADGESESVGVADLNPVGCGSDCDDCRCHEETVCSCNHKASCCYEMIKCKCYDGCWVDWLC comes from the coding sequence ATGTCCACCGATTCCGACAATTCGGTGAGTCGTACAGAGATCGCAAATGATGTGAGTGCGTCAGCACACGAAACGGTGGCCGGCCAATCCGATCGTCGTGGGTTCCTGAAGGGGGTGGCCGCGGCGGCCGCCGCAACGCTCGGGCTGGGGAGCGTTGCTGGCAGTGTGAGTGCCTCTAGCGCCTGGGACCAAGCGTACAAGATCGCGAAAACGTACGAAGACCCAGAAACGGTCAGTGAGGTATTAGAGAATCAGGACGGACTAGTAGCTGACATCGCGGAAAAGACTACTCTTCCCAAGCATAAGGTCAGCGATCTCGATTATGCAAAGGTCTCTGCCGGGTCAGTGAAAGCCGCCAACGGTCACGTGGCGGCGGTAACTGCGCACAAAGATCTCGATGATGGGTCGCTCTTGATACAGACTTATCCCGAAGAAAACGAGGCATTTGCGCTGGTCCAGTCGGCTGATGGGGAGTCCGAGTCGGTTGGGGTTGCCGACTTAAATCCTGTTGGCTGTGGATCAGATTGTGATGACTGTAGATGTCATGAAGAAACTGTTTGTAGTTGTAATCATAAAGCGAGCTGTTGTTATGAGATGATAAAGTGTAAATGCTACGATGGTTGTTGGGTTGATTGGCTCTGTTAG
- a CDS encoding ATP-binding protein: MSDLGDFTEFDNDDAGEQASEGSDAPERASTDDFEPVETTPTGEERGIGVLSAAEGLTISEDGEDTRLRAYVTVGNRADVRIGTYLLAPYPDSATEERLFCRITALEYVREFRADDATEIHARRAMRAEGIDEQDFKFMATLEPVAILYNDDGELQRRMTDRVPKPETPVSHADERSAIKTGLKIPEDGVFLGHLSVGGEKVRTAAQPPTIDYRLKDAYDAGDPLVFRHTLVAGGTGSGKTHLAKNVLRQFLAAERAYPVETGSDRTVGPAVVQFDPQDEYAQMHDDGDLSDDFRRRCEREGIACGGHDNTVAFVPEIGGATYSAEHHRAEQVAFTIPFSMVHDNPWLIAGSGLNDNQYGALVNVLLPLFRDQYGREGTYDQFTAFLDDPALKEELDETGRVHEATYDAVRRRARGFGNIFDQDARPITDLIHEFVRPGGLTVVPTYHINDSRATETVVLALSSLLVDEKLSNDPTFERIGETPLVVGMDEAHNFLTDADSVQARKVIGKFTDAAKQGRKERLGLFLITQDPQDIADPVFKQINTTVVLNLGDEDAISAVNIPSHLEAKVPYMEQGQLVVYSPDNSEPVELIGLPECVTRHGQD, from the coding sequence ATGTCCGACCTCGGGGATTTCACGGAGTTCGATAACGACGACGCCGGCGAGCAGGCGTCCGAGGGGAGTGACGCCCCCGAACGAGCGTCGACCGACGACTTCGAGCCGGTCGAAACCACGCCGACGGGCGAGGAACGCGGCATCGGCGTCCTCTCGGCGGCGGAGGGCCTGACCATCAGCGAGGACGGCGAAGATACACGCCTCCGGGCGTACGTCACCGTCGGCAACCGCGCCGACGTCCGGATCGGAACCTATCTCCTCGCCCCCTATCCCGACAGCGCGACCGAGGAGCGACTGTTCTGCCGGATCACCGCCCTGGAGTACGTCCGGGAGTTCCGGGCCGACGACGCGACCGAGATCCACGCCCGGCGGGCGATGCGCGCCGAGGGCATCGACGAACAGGACTTCAAGTTCATGGCGACGCTCGAACCCGTCGCCATCTTGTATAATGATGATGGCGAGCTCCAGCGTCGGATGACCGACCGCGTCCCCAAGCCCGAGACGCCCGTCAGCCACGCCGACGAGCGCAGTGCGATCAAGACCGGGCTGAAGATCCCCGAGGACGGTGTCTTCCTCGGTCACCTCTCGGTCGGGGGCGAAAAGGTCCGGACGGCGGCTCAACCCCCCACCATCGACTACCGGCTGAAGGACGCCTACGACGCCGGCGATCCCCTGGTCTTCCGACACACGCTCGTCGCCGGCGGGACGGGGTCGGGCAAGACTCATCTCGCGAAGAACGTCCTCCGGCAGTTCCTCGCGGCGGAGCGAGCCTACCCCGTCGAGACCGGCAGCGACCGGACGGTTGGCCCCGCCGTCGTCCAGTTCGACCCCCAGGACGAGTACGCCCAGATGCACGACGACGGCGATCTCTCCGACGACTTCCGGCGGCGGTGTGAACGCGAGGGCATCGCCTGCGGCGGCCACGACAATACGGTTGCCTTCGTCCCCGAAATCGGCGGGGCGACGTACTCAGCCGAGCACCATCGCGCCGAGCAGGTCGCCTTCACCATCCCGTTCTCGATGGTCCACGACAACCCCTGGCTGATCGCCGGCAGCGGCCTCAACGACAACCAGTACGGGGCACTGGTGAACGTCCTCCTTCCGCTGTTCCGTGACCAGTACGGCCGCGAGGGCACCTACGACCAGTTCACCGCCTTCCTCGACGATCCCGCGCTGAAGGAGGAACTCGACGAGACCGGCCGGGTCCACGAGGCGACCTACGACGCCGTCCGCCGGCGGGCGCGCGGGTTCGGGAACATCTTCGACCAGGACGCCCGGCCGATCACCGATCTGATCCACGAGTTCGTCCGCCCGGGCGGGCTGACCGTCGTCCCGACCTACCACATCAACGACTCACGGGCGACCGAGACGGTCGTGCTCGCGCTGTCGTCGCTGCTCGTCGACGAAAAACTCTCGAACGATCCGACCTTCGAGCGCATCGGGGAGACACCGCTGGTCGTCGGCATGGACGAGGCCCACAACTTCCTGACCGACGCCGACAGCGTCCAGGCCCGCAAGGTCATCGGGAAGTTCACCGACGCCGCCAAGCAGGGCCGCAAGGAGCGGCTGGGGCTCTTTCTCATCACCCAGGATCCCCAGGACATCGCCGACCCCGTCTTCAAGCAGATCAACACCACGGTCGTCCTGAATCTCGGCGACGAGGACGCCATCTCGGCGGTGAATATTCCGAGCCATCTAGAGGCGAAAGTGCCCTACATGGAGCAGGGCCAGCTGGTCGTCTACTCGCCGGACAACTCCGAGCCCGTCGAGCTGATCGGCTTGCCGGAGTGCGTGACGAGACACGGCCAGGATTGA
- a CDS encoding endonuclease/exonuclease/phosphatase family protein: protein MTAWLRAMTYNVRYDNPEDGEHRWANRREAVASTIRFHVPDVVGLQEPLDHQLADVADRLPSFEWIGRGRVDGESEGEHTPIGYRTDRIEYVDGDTFWLSETPDEAGSVGWDARHPRIVTWARLRDRRTGDSLLFANTHFSHDGPRARRKSAKLLLDRLADLRKDEPVILTGDFNCVADEEPYEILIDDDHTLDLAGEQDRSAEPAHGPPTSVTDFENLVPNRKIDHVFSTPDVAVGTHGVCSDVYDDGRYPSDHLPVLVELGPGEG, encoded by the coding sequence ATGACCGCGTGGCTTCGCGCCATGACGTACAACGTGCGCTACGACAACCCCGAGGACGGCGAGCACCGCTGGGCGAACCGTCGTGAGGCTGTCGCGAGCACGATCCGGTTTCACGTGCCCGACGTGGTCGGCCTTCAGGAACCACTCGATCACCAGCTCGCAGACGTCGCCGATCGCCTCCCCAGTTTCGAGTGGATCGGTAGGGGCCGCGTCGATGGCGAGAGCGAGGGCGAACATACCCCGATCGGCTACCGGACCGACCGGATCGAATACGTCGATGGCGACACCTTCTGGCTCTCGGAGACACCCGACGAGGCGGGCAGCGTCGGCTGGGACGCCCGCCATCCCCGGATCGTGACCTGGGCGCGCCTGCGTGACCGGCGGACCGGTGATTCCCTCCTTTTCGCGAACACACACTTCTCCCACGACGGCCCGCGCGCCCGCCGGAAGAGCGCCAAGCTCTTGCTCGACCGACTCGCGGACTTGCGGAAGGACGAACCCGTGATCCTCACGGGCGATTTCAACTGCGTGGCGGACGAGGAGCCTTACGAGATCTTGATTGACGACGACCACACCCTCGACCTCGCAGGCGAACAAGACCGATCAGCCGAGCCCGCTCACGGCCCGCCGACATCCGTGACGGACTTCGAGAACCTGGTGCCGAATCGCAAGATCGACCACGTCTTCTCGACGCCCGACGTGGCCGTCGGAACCCACGGCGTCTGCAGCGACGTCTACGACGACGGTCGGTACCCATCGGATCACCTGCCGGTGTTGGTCGAACTCGGTCCGGGTGAGGGGTAG
- a CDS encoding ABC transporter ATP-binding protein has product MSWGFSGGNDDADTFEHLREGVDRPMWRLLGNYGRGYVPEFVLGGVASVVARFLELIPALVLGVAIDALFVGGQDFTLPLVPQSVIPGDEPGQFWFAVGLVGAVYLLSAGLNWVNGWAWNRFAQHLQHAVRVDTYDVVQRMRMGFFDDKQTGEVMSILNNDVNQLESFLTNDLNAGIRISVLVVGVASVMVWLNWQLAIVALLSVPVLALASYLFVQRIGPKYGRVRGSVGALNSRLENNIGGIEVVKSYGRESFERDRVEEASEEYLEANWDAITTRIKFFPTLRIITGMGYMITFLVGGYWLLASRGVFAGPPPFFTGTITLGVLTPMLLYARRFLWPMRQFGNVVNNYRYAFAAAERIVGLMEYPGTVDDPDDAIDLGGVDGGVSYEDVTFRYTGADEPSVDNVSFNAEAGDFVGLVGPTGAGKTTLLKLLVRLYDPADGQIRVDGHDIRNVSLASLREHVGYVSQEPYLFHGTVAENVAYGIKATDDEIREALSMAGAMEFVSELPEGIDTMVGERGVKLSGGQRQRVAIARAILEDPEILILDEATSHVDNETEVLIQRSLETLTADRTTFAIAHRLSTVRDADTILVMDEGRVVERGTHEELLAADGLYANLWSVQVGEMEALPEEFIERTAERERAGTGDDD; this is encoded by the coding sequence ATGTCCTGGGGCTTTTCGGGTGGCAACGACGACGCGGACACCTTCGAGCACCTCCGGGAAGGTGTCGACCGCCCGATGTGGCGGCTACTCGGGAACTACGGCCGGGGGTACGTCCCGGAGTTCGTCCTGGGTGGGGTCGCGAGTGTCGTCGCGCGGTTTCTCGAACTCATTCCGGCGCTGGTGCTCGGGGTCGCCATCGACGCGCTGTTCGTCGGGGGCCAGGATTTCACGCTCCCGCTCGTCCCGCAATCGGTCATTCCGGGGGACGAGCCGGGGCAGTTCTGGTTCGCCGTGGGGCTGGTCGGGGCGGTTTATCTGCTCAGCGCCGGGCTGAACTGGGTCAACGGCTGGGCGTGGAACCGCTTCGCCCAGCACCTCCAACACGCGGTCCGGGTTGACACCTACGACGTCGTCCAGCGAATGCGGATGGGTTTCTTCGACGACAAACAGACCGGCGAGGTCATGTCGATCCTCAACAACGACGTCAACCAACTCGAGAGTTTCCTGACGAACGACCTCAACGCGGGCATCCGGATCTCCGTGCTCGTGGTCGGCGTCGCGAGCGTGATGGTCTGGCTCAACTGGCAACTCGCGATCGTCGCGCTGCTGTCGGTGCCAGTGCTCGCGCTGGCGAGTTACCTCTTCGTCCAGCGGATCGGCCCCAAGTACGGCCGCGTACGTGGCTCGGTCGGGGCGCTCAACTCCAGACTCGAGAACAACATCGGCGGCATCGAAGTCGTCAAATCCTACGGCCGGGAGTCCTTCGAGCGCGACCGCGTCGAGGAGGCCTCCGAGGAGTACCTCGAGGCCAACTGGGACGCGATTACGACCCGGATCAAGTTCTTCCCGACGCTGCGGATCATCACCGGGATGGGCTACATGATCACGTTCCTGGTCGGGGGCTACTGGCTGCTCGCGAGTCGCGGCGTCTTCGCCGGGCCGCCGCCGTTTTTCACGGGGACGATCACGCTGGGCGTGCTCACCCCGATGTTGTTGTACGCCCGCCGGTTCCTCTGGCCGATGCGCCAGTTCGGCAACGTGGTCAACAACTACCGCTACGCCTTCGCGGCCGCGGAACGGATCGTCGGCCTCATGGAGTACCCGGGCACCGTCGACGATCCGGACGACGCGATCGATCTGGGCGGCGTCGATGGTGGAGTTTCGTACGAGGACGTGACCTTCCGGTATACTGGAGCCGACGAGCCTTCGGTCGACAACGTGAGTTTCAATGCCGAGGCAGGGGACTTCGTCGGCCTCGTCGGGCCGACCGGCGCTGGCAAGACGACGCTGCTCAAACTGCTGGTGCGACTGTACGATCCCGCGGACGGGCAGATCCGTGTCGACGGCCACGACATCCGGAACGTCTCACTCGCAAGTCTCCGCGAGCACGTGGGCTACGTCAGCCAGGAGCCGTATCTCTTCCACGGCACCGTCGCCGAGAACGTCGCCTACGGCATCAAGGCCACCGACGACGAGATCCGCGAGGCGCTCTCGATGGCCGGCGCGATGGAGTTCGTTTCCGAGTTGCCAGAGGGCATCGACACGATGGTGGGCGAGCGCGGCGTGAAGCTCTCGGGCGGCCAGCGCCAGCGCGTCGCCATCGCCCGGGCGATCCTCGAGGATCCCGAGATCCTGATCCTCGACGAGGCGACCTCCCACGTCGACAACGAGACCGAGGTCCTGATCCAGCGCTCCCTCGAGACGCTGACGGCCGACCGGACGACCTTCGCGATCGCCCACCGCCTCTCGACGGTCCGGGACGCCGACACCATCCTCGTGATGGACGAGGGGCGGGTCGTCGAGCGCGGGACTCACGAGGAGTTGCTGGCCGCCGATGGGCTCTACGCGAACCTCTGGAGCGTCCAGGTCGGCGAGATGGAGGCACTCCCCGAGGAGTTCATCGAGCGCACCGCCGAGCGCGAGCGGGCGGGGACCGGCGACGACGACTGA
- a CDS encoding pyrroline-5-carboxylate reductase dimerization domain-containing protein, with the protein MVHVSVIGCGHMGGALVRGLSAAGHRVTACDVDESVLEDLSGVADETTTDLEAAASAPIVVLAVGPDAAGEVLADLELDPDQTVVSVAAGVSTSMLESTTDAAVIRMMPNLAAEYGEMAAAVTPEPTGDVATVLDDLGTVVTIDEDRMDLATAINGSGPAFVFYLIGAMQQAGIEGGLDSDDAAALAAQTFKGAAEIVLQSDESVEELVDAVATEGGTTIEGMEVLWDSDVEDVLGETVAVTEERSAEITAEIGDE; encoded by the coding sequence ATGGTTCACGTCAGCGTTATCGGCTGTGGGCACATGGGCGGGGCGCTCGTCCGTGGGCTGTCCGCCGCCGGCCACCGGGTGACGGCCTGTGACGTCGACGAATCGGTACTCGAAGACCTATCGGGAGTCGCCGACGAGACGACCACTGACCTCGAAGCGGCAGCCTCAGCGCCGATCGTCGTGCTGGCGGTCGGCCCTGACGCCGCCGGCGAGGTCCTCGCCGACCTGGAACTCGACCCTGACCAGACGGTCGTCTCGGTCGCCGCGGGCGTCTCGACGTCGATGCTCGAATCGACGACCGACGCCGCCGTCATCCGGATGATGCCGAACCTCGCCGCCGAGTACGGCGAGATGGCCGCCGCAGTCACGCCAGAACCGACGGGCGACGTCGCGACAGTACTCGACGATCTCGGGACCGTCGTCACGATCGACGAGGACCGGATGGATCTGGCGACGGCGATCAACGGCAGCGGGCCGGCGTTCGTCTTCTACCTGATCGGGGCGATGCAGCAGGCTGGCATTGAGGGCGGCCTTGACTCGGATGACGCTGCGGCGCTCGCCGCCCAGACGTTCAAGGGCGCGGCCGAGATCGTCCTGCAGAGTGACGAGAGCGTCGAAGAACTGGTCGACGCCGTCGCCACGGAGGGCGGGACCACGATCGAGGGCATGGAGGTCCTGTGGGACAGCGACGTTGAGGACGTCCTCGGCGAGACAGTGGCTGTCACCGAAGAACGGTCGGCGGAGATCACCGCAGAAATCGGTGATGAGTGA
- the proB gene encoding glutamate 5-kinase, translating to MSDAVDPEEIERTRELAADADRVVVKAGTNSLTDAESNLDDDKLDKLVDDVADLLDHGKEVLLVSSAAIGAGRGRVDAETDTVEASQALSTVGQSHLMRRYTESFERYDRKVAQILVTQADLDDPERFTNFHNTVETLLDWGIVPIVNENDAVAIAEIQIGDNDMLSSSIAVGIEADLLVTLTDVDGVYTGNPKDDPDATKIEAVGSNYGAVQEIVAQSTTEEFGGITTKVEGARTANEHGIPAVIAGSAEPDVLARIAAGESVGTIFLPVNGAYDD from the coding sequence ATGAGTGACGCCGTCGACCCCGAAGAGATCGAGCGGACGCGCGAACTCGCCGCCGACGCCGACCGGGTCGTCGTCAAGGCGGGAACGAACTCGCTGACGGACGCCGAGTCGAACCTCGACGACGACAAACTCGACAAACTCGTCGACGACGTGGCCGACCTGCTCGACCACGGCAAGGAGGTTCTACTCGTTTCCTCGGCGGCGATCGGGGCCGGCCGGGGACGCGTCGACGCCGAGACTGACACCGTCGAAGCGTCCCAGGCGCTGTCGACCGTCGGCCAGAGCCATCTGATGCGGCGCTACACCGAAAGCTTCGAGCGCTACGATCGGAAGGTCGCCCAGATTCTGGTCACGCAGGCCGACCTGGACGATCCCGAGCGGTTCACTAACTTCCACAACACCGTCGAGACGCTGCTGGATTGGGGGATCGTCCCGATCGTCAACGAGAACGACGCCGTCGCGATCGCGGAGATCCAGATCGGCGACAACGACATGCTTTCCTCGTCGATCGCGGTCGGGATCGAGGCCGACCTGCTGGTGACGCTGACCGACGTCGACGGCGTCTACACCGGCAACCCGAAGGACGACCCTGACGCGACCAAGATCGAGGCCGTCGGGAGCAACTACGGGGCCGTCCAGGAGATCGTCGCCCAGAGCACGACCGAGGAATTCGGCGGGATCACGACGAAGGTCGAGGGCGCGCGAACGGCCAACGAGCACGGGATCCCGGCGGTGATCGCGGGCTCAGCCGAACCGGACGTGCTTGCCCGCATCGCCGCCGGCGAATCGGTGGGCACAATATTCTTGCCTGTCAACGGAGCATACGATGACTGA
- a CDS encoding glutamate-5-semialdehyde dehydrogenase, whose protein sequence is MTDTDTESKVEAAEAAALELANVSDADRRAALEAIATAIDDHREDVIAVNDRDVEAGEELLEAGEYTQALVDRLKLDDAKMDSIVEMVESVADQADPLGKTLQARHLDDDLDLYRVAVPIGVIGTVFESRPDALVQIAALALKSGNAVILKGGSEASHSNRELFEIIREAAQDVEAIPEGWVQLIEAREAVDTVLGMDEHIDLLMPRGSSEFVSYVQDNTQIPVLGHTEGVCHVFVDSEADLDEAVEVAYDAKVQYTAVCNAIETLLVHEDVAEAFLPTMADRYAEADVELRGDERTREILEEFDVREATEEDWRTEYGDLILSIKVVDSLVDAIDHVNTNGSKHTESILTEDDETARKFMTGVDAASVFHNASTRFSDGYRYGLGAEVGISTGKIHARGPVGLEGLTTYKYYLEGDGHLVASYAGEDALPFSHEDFDGEW, encoded by the coding sequence ATGACTGATACGGACACTGAATCCAAGGTCGAGGCCGCCGAAGCTGCGGCGCTCGAACTGGCCAACGTCAGCGACGCCGATCGTCGCGCCGCCCTGGAAGCGATCGCAACGGCCATCGACGATCACCGCGAGGACGTCATCGCGGTCAACGACAGGGACGTCGAGGCCGGCGAGGAGTTGCTCGAAGCCGGCGAGTACACCCAGGCGCTGGTCGACCGGCTGAAGCTGGACGACGCCAAGATGGACTCGATCGTCGAGATGGTCGAGAGCGTCGCCGATCAGGCGGATCCCCTCGGGAAAACCCTCCAGGCCCGCCACCTTGACGACGATCTCGACCTCTATCGAGTGGCGGTCCCCATCGGCGTGATCGGGACCGTCTTCGAGTCCCGGCCCGATGCCTTAGTCCAGATCGCTGCCCTCGCGCTGAAGTCCGGGAACGCGGTCATCCTCAAGGGCGGCAGCGAGGCCAGCCACTCCAACCGCGAACTGTTTGAGATCATCCGCGAGGCAGCCCAGGACGTCGAGGCTATCCCCGAGGGCTGGGTCCAGTTGATCGAGGCCCGGGAGGCCGTCGACACCGTCCTCGGGATGGACGAGCACATCGACCTGCTGATGCCCCGCGGGTCCTCGGAATTCGTCAGCTACGTCCAGGACAACACCCAGATCCCTGTGCTGGGCCACACCGAGGGTGTCTGTCACGTCTTCGTCGACAGCGAGGCCGACCTCGACGAAGCGGTCGAAGTGGCATACGACGCGAAAGTCCAGTACACCGCTGTCTGTAACGCCATCGAGACGCTGCTCGTCCACGAGGACGTCGCCGAGGCGTTCCTGCCCACCATGGCCGACCGGTACGCCGAGGCCGATGTCGAACTGCGCGGCGACGAACGAACCCGGGAGATCCTCGAAGAGTTCGACGTCCGTGAAGCCACTGAAGAGGACTGGCGCACGGAATACGGCGACCTCATCCTCTCGATCAAGGTCGTCGACTCGCTCGTGGACGCCATCGACCACGTCAACACGAACGGCTCGAAACACACCGAGTCGATCCTGACCGAGGACGACGAGACGGCCCGGAAATTCATGACGGGCGTCGACGCCGCCAGCGTCTTCCACAACGCCTCGACGCGCTTCTCGGATGGCTATCGCTACGGCCTCGGTGCCGAGGTCGGTATTTCGACGGGCAAGATCCACGCCCGCGGGCCCGTCGGGCTGGAGGGGCTGACGACCTACAAGTACTACCTCGAGGGTGATGGTCACCTCGTGGCATCCTACGCCGGCGAGGACGCTTTGCCCTTCTCCCACGAGGATTTCGACGGCGAGTGGTGA
- a CDS encoding antitoxin VapB family protein, with product MSTIRVSEEVKERLRALKRDDESFDELLDRLSRREKDIEEMAGSLAFLDEDGTLEAEMRAAHDELNESLSRRR from the coding sequence ATGAGTACGATTCGCGTTTCCGAGGAGGTCAAGGAACGCCTGCGTGCCCTGAAGCGCGACGACGAGTCCTTCGACGAGCTACTGGATCGGTTGAGCCGCCGGGAGAAAGACATCGAGGAGATGGCCGGCAGTCTCGCCTTCCTCGACGAGGACGGGACATTGGAAGCGGAGATGCGGGCGGCCCACGACGAACTGAACGAGTCGCTGTCCC